The DNA sequence GGATGGAGCGTCTGTGCATCATGGCGGACCTCCCTGGAAGAATATGCGTGAAAAGCAGGACGGTATTTTGAAATTATACGTCCTGTCGCCGGGGAGGTGTCAACAAAACATCCGCATATGATTGCGCAGGGACAGGTTTCAAGCCTGCCCCTGCGGAAACCGCGATCAAATGGGTGAAAACTTAATACGAATTTGCGGCGCGGCCCGAGGCGAGATGGCGCTTGGACCCCTTCTTTGCCAGGCCGCCGGCGCCCTGGACGCCGGAGAGGTTGCCGTACCAGGTGTATGTCTGCGCGCCCGGGTTCAGCCCCGCATACATGTCGGGCCGGCCGTCGCCGTCGGCGTCGACGTAGATTTTGTCGGAAACGCCGTCGTAGTTCAGATCGTATTCCCACTGGTCGATGCGCCCGTCGAAGTTCCGGTCATACTGGTAATCGTCGATCATGCCGTCGAAGTTCCGGTCGGTCGCCCAGTAGTCGCCGCGCCCGTCTCCGTTGCGGTCGGCGACGATCAGATCGACGCGCCCGTCCGCGTTCCGGTCGTACCGGCCCGTGTTCGAGTTGTACTGGGTGAACCCGAACGCCGCGTCGGAACTCGTCGCCTCGGTCGGCGAGACTTCGAACCGCGCGTTGTCGGAGACGGTTCTGACGTTCTGCGCCGCGAAAGCCGCGCTTGCCAGAACGAGCAGGCCGAAGACGAACATGTGTGTTGAACGCATGACTGCACCTCCATGTAATGAACGCAAGGCAGAAATGTATAAGGATTGCCTGGTTTGGCAAGGAGATTTTTTCGTGGTACAGAAAACCGCGCCCGATTCTGCTTCGGACGCGGTTTTTGGAAAAGGCCGTCAGGCGCGTTTTTTCTTTCGGGAAGCCTCGAGCTTGTCCTTGAACAGCGTCCAGAGCCGCTGCACCTTCACCGCCGTCTTCAACCCCGCAGCCTTGATCCGGAAGAGCGGTCCCTCAAACGTCTTCGCGACGTCCGGCAGAAGGTCCGGGATCGGAAGCGACTGGGGGCACTTCTTCAGGCAGGCGCCGCATCGCACGCACTGGGAGGCGAGCGCCGGCTTCCCGAGCGCCCCGCTCATGCGGATCAGGTAGAACCCTGCCGCGCTCCGGTCCTGGAACAGGTGAAAATTGTTGTAGGCGTCAAAACAGCCGGGAATGTCGACGCCGGCGGGGCAGGGAAGACAATACTGGCAGCCCGTGCAGCCCACTTTCATCAGCCTGCGGTAGGCCGTGGCGGCTTCGCCGGCGAGGGAAAGCTCATCGGCGCTCAGCGAGCCGGGCAGGGCCGCTTCCGCGATTCGCACGTTCTCTTCGAGATGCTCGGGGAGGGTCATGCCGGACAGCACGACCGTGACTTCCGGTCTGTTCCAGACCCAGCGAAGCGCCCACTCGGCCGGACTGCGCTTCACGGCGGCGCGGTTCCAGACCGCCTGTATCTCGGAGGGCGGCGTGCGGGCGAGATTTCCCCCGCGCAGGGGCTCCATGATGACGACGCCGAGCCCTTTGGACGCGGCATACTCGAGCCCGGCCGTTCCGGCCTGGTTCTGCTCGTCGAGAATGTTGTACTGGATCTGGCAGAAATCCCAGTTCCAGGCATCGACGATCGGTTTGAAGCCTTCGCGGGAGCCGTGATACGAAAAACCCGCGAACCTGATCCGGCCGTCGCGCTTCGCCTTCTCGAGAAACTCGATGACGCCGGCCGCGCGCGCACGGGCCCAGGTGTCGGCGTTCAGGCTGTGGACGAGGTAGTAGTCGATGACGTCCGTCTGCAGATTCGCGAGCTGGGAGGAAAAGACGGCCTCCATGTCCCGTTTCGTGCTGGTCTGCCAGTGGGGGAGCTTCGTCGCGATCTTCACCTTCGAGCGCTTGCCGTCCCGCGCGAGCGCTCGTCCGAGGAACGGCTCGCTCGCCCCCATGTGGTAGGGAACCGCGGTGTCGAAGTAGGTGACGCCGCGCTCGAGAGCCATATCCACGAGCTTCAGCGCCGCCTGCTCGTCGATGCCTCGGTTCGCCGTGGGCAGCCGCATGCAGCCGAATCCCAGGATCGACAACGGTTCCTTCGTTTTCGGCATGGTTCTGTACAGCATGATGTTCGACCTCCGTCGGAGCGATCTGAGACCCCGTCAGGGGGTCCCGATGGAATATATATAGATAATAATACTATGAAACGCGATCTGGAACAGAACGCCTGGCAGCAGGCTGTCCGTGCGCCGGAACAGGGCTGCCGACATCATGCCGGTCGCCGCCGCGGGAGCCATGAACGCCGAAGGCCACAAAAGGGCCGAACCGGCTCCGCCCGCTGCGACGGCGGTAAGCCGGCCGTATCCGCTCCCGGCCAGGGCTTGGCAGAGGAAGCCCCGGAAGAACGTCTCCTGGACGACGGGAACCGCGACGAAAAAGAGGAAAAACGGAAGAGCCGCGTTTGTCGGGGAGCCGAAGAGCGCCTCGATGACGGTTCTGGCGGTTTCGGCGGCCGCGATGCCGTCCGGCCAGAATTGCCTGAGCCAGAGGGAGGCCCCGCCGCCGAAAAGGCAGCCGGCCGCGACGCCGGCGAGGGCGGCGGCCGGTCCGCACCGGCGCCAGCCGATGGCGTGCGCGGGCGCGGGGAACCGGCTGCGGGCATACTCGTAACAGAGATACGCCAGCACGGCCGTTCCGATGAGAAGGGAGAACAGCCAAGGCCAGAGCCCCTGCGCTTCCGGGGGAACGACGAGGCCCGCGATCGTCAGGATGAATCGTCTGATGCCGAGAAGGATGCCGATGCCCAGGACGGCGTCGGCGACGGCGAAGCGGGGCTGACGGAGGCCGTCCGGGTCGAGACGCCGGGCCATCGCGGCCGACGCCTTCAGGTGCAGCGACGAGGCCAGCAGAAGGAAGACGGCGAGGTTGAGGAGCGAGTCCGGCGACAGGTCCTTCGATGCGACGAGAAGACCGACCGCGAGCGGCGTGAGCAGTTTCGCCGTGAAATGCGACCGCTGCTGCAGGATTTTACCCTCGTAGCGTGCGTAGATGGCTGACATCGAGATCGTCAC is a window from the Candidatus Ozemobacteraceae bacterium genome containing:
- a CDS encoding aldo/keto reductase, with the protein product MLYRTMPKTKEPLSILGFGCMRLPTANRGIDEQAALKLVDMALERGVTYFDTAVPYHMGASEPFLGRALARDGKRSKVKIATKLPHWQTSTKRDMEAVFSSQLANLQTDVIDYYLVHSLNADTWARARAAGVIEFLEKAKRDGRIRFAGFSYHGSREGFKPIVDAWNWDFCQIQYNILDEQNQAGTAGLEYAASKGLGVVIMEPLRGGNLARTPPSEIQAVWNRAAVKRSPAEWALRWVWNRPEVTVVLSGMTLPEHLEENVRIAEAALPGSLSADELSLAGEAATAYRRLMKVGCTGCQYCLPCPAGVDIPGCFDAYNNFHLFQDRSAAGFYLIRMSGALGKPALASQCVRCGACLKKCPQSLPIPDLLPDVAKTFEGPLFRIKAAGLKTAVKVQRLWTLFKDKLEASRKKKRA